The Bicyclus anynana chromosome 3, ilBicAnyn1.1, whole genome shotgun sequence genome has a window encoding:
- the LOC112049323 gene encoding uncharacterized protein LOC112049323 isoform X1 has translation MERHSIVDLFDTCYNIFYAAHVLALAYNFVSDPTTRLDVCTALGYLIDIFTFSHHFVDDPKTYVYKLICYYLRFHRPYKYLWTLDNYHLKGSVVGTALKYFYLFLVLRVTWVVIWLHVEELETDHVHSYKPEPHRPDVTDEENQITSRFLIALYIVNKMFIPIGPSTSPVNDYERMAFLLVMVTGCLVVTGAAVASLSLVISVYMSPEETFRTRYRLIMKEMESSNVPPTLRDKVETFYKMYWHKQRAVSATRLMPIFPPSLSNTIYTDIYFKATQRCRILRDLSYEFLAELAKNMETIHYIPGDAIIKRNDIKSSIIYITYGDIEMLTAEDDSTAMLRMIRGTILSQYAGCPVAGCGQAHVEIRAATYCTAHVLRYLDLWKTVIKYGRENGQGAIVLATFYEHFEKVKRHYSYRLPEEAKYKSSILHFKRNLMYIKESKDAAGNQQLAETDVMIDIAGSYIMRNRADSSLTDEADAICLRPTFPCILQPNSSLQVVWNTFVSCLIITVCITHPYFMVYKRNVSLGFRFYDYIVTVIYIVDLFVYLSTGANVEDGVPITLAQTSSQQVRSKWFVLDVLGTLPIFEFVGDRHFAGINKLLRLPKVFRVLKVVEDECVYYSNILRFFSYSLLLLMSCYLLAALQQGFMCFKFGHCLVTNFTHPPYWTNQSLDDETVDMRLAFGLYWAISIISFTSHIETWGSLNLNHVVYTIFVLEICTVLYIFIEAVYSATIMVTTALREDYDSCIENVSKFLVTHDVDPILRERFLGYLQLCWFTDKGYSMTNKRRSIFYDLPPHVYQDIVARERSKFILGVAFMKLLHKEDLKNISSKAILFCTSPNEILLNTGDMCNEIYIIKKGICEILSPDTKGVVAVLNARSNFGVLECLLRIPTFYTVRAVTHVEIFTISRKHLVNAIDIPQIKEAIDFCKEQPQYSRLQKRREPFTSYQPPEPTPNMAKFRYPRKYEQDNAFLQPFHRLGIFSVLRYIFPRFTIRPDGRYLVRMEWLRASCAFLSAMLYPGYSHLVLQWPALQLLAWLLDLTAYCDILQRMLVGYYNERRILVYHPASTAAHYIRGAFLADLFGCLPLERLESSWKETFQSRYREAPMKQFLMLNRLTQLYRVPSALLGLDGLVRRDLLLVIRAFPLFLAVLNVLTCFVVHASVDIFFTVDGGSNSWYIVPKDDKGGSWITLFHEAYRFNMTESPWNLHLGSLFWVVYETTTTGYNTFKPTNINIMRVLITGMIIGILITTYFSVRIISVRSNVNKALASYQDHMKDISVFMKKEKLNPQLQKQVNAYYEYNWDKTGGIDYRNILKLCSQITLRTDAILHIYGSTFTKCPILEQCDTSLLRIIGRAVRSFYFLKDTTIIEEDDVISDIYFVDRGRVEVKESDDESVTLMTGSMFGNLDEASTIRYPKSIRSTSQVHLLQINSRVFLSIISEFPAVMKLLKSYRPFNEVTVYKILQLRQKNISINLTTSIVGAVLIWFPLFVQVCTCLWYFIAYCEEASEPKSSWIYNNAGEAWCDSCYISSTYFILTTFTQNGVGDIMPKKQAEVAFVAILQVVSVLMYMIYVGELSNIIQYKSFRSFKFHSKHLELQEFLKNNRVSRNLVAAVNRYSLHLWRSSRGLQLPFFLTTAPNCLKLKIMSAAYLHHLTNNFLFKDCEPAFLRQLVGFMKLYTYIEDMYVVKEGEITDSMYIIHSGRVTETCENDTKTKLYAAGEHFGQMQGLLYDVPYAKSYITATKSQVLTLYLNDWEDLLQHFPKSKQAIYKNIITGTDDDHYGDDKNNSGSSTPKDAVPPKSPKTGPSSSEYSPPNEMSLRRERSVLNLLPREVSTRDIRLESVDKPYMWPARTNTSSLDLCSKNADQPPKSRALKSASEESQLNMAPTTSKRAMLNDNIISNEPVTLDKQDNINEEKESTFSIQKQSSQLMESVEEYIQQQINRDRPSWLPNKFFSKQITSTGKLKESAISRGLKSRVRIEDNPDSRPTESYELQPVRDLSTDERDLESLDCVTQRPQIDKVSKSPSESSSEQNLSNKADKIPNPESKK, from the exons ATGGAGCGGCACAGCATCGTGGACCTGTTCGACACTTGTTACAACATATTCTACGCTGCCCACGTGCTGGCGCTGGCGTACAACTTTGTGTCTGATCCCACGACGAGGCTAGATGTGTGCACTGCAT TGGGGTACCTCATCGATATATTCACGTTCAGCCATCACTTCGTGGACGACCCCAAGACCTACGTGTACAAGCTGATCTGTTACTATTTGCGATTCCACAGACCTTACAAGTATTTGT GGACATTAGACAACTATCATCTGAAGGGGAGCGTGGTCGGCACAGCTCTGAAGTACTTTTACCTATTCCTGGTGCTGCGAGTCACTTGGGTTGTTATTTGGCTTCACGTCGAGGAG TTGGAAACCGATCACGTCCACTCCTACAAGCCCGAGCCCCACCGCCCTGACGTCACGGATGAGGAGAACCAGATCACCAGCAGATTCCTCATCGCACTTTACATCGTCAACAAGATGTTTATACCTATTGG ACCTTCGACGTCACCAGTGAATGACTACGAGCGCATGGCGTTCCTCCTGGTGATGGTGACCGGCTGCCTGGTGGTGACAGGCGCGGCGGTGGCGTCCTTGTCGCTGGTCATCAGCGTCTACATGAGCCCCGAGGAGACCTTCCGCACCAGATACAGGCTCATCATGAAGGAAATG GAATCATCCAATGTGCCACCAACCTTACGCGATAAAGTCGAGACCTTTTACAAGATGTACTGGCACAAGCAGAGAGCTGTATCCGCCACTCGGCTGATGCCAATCTTCCCACCTTCACTATCGAACACTATCTACACGGACATCTATTTTAAGGCTACGCAGAGG TGCCGGATTCTTCGTGACCTTTCCTACGAGTTTTTAGCAGAACTGGCTAAGAATATGGAGACAATTCATTATATCCCTGGAGATGcaattataaagaggaatgatATTAAGTCTTCCATTATATACATTACTTATGGTGATATTGAG ATGTTGACAGCAGAGGACGACAGCACAGCAATGCTTCGTATGATCCGAGGTACCATCCTATCTCAATACGCGGGTTGTCCCGTGGCGGGCTGCGGGCAAGCTCACGTGGAAATCCGAGCAGCAACCTACTGCACCGCCCACGTGTTACGGTATCTCGACTTGTGGAAGACGGTTATTAAGTACGGTAGAGAAAATGGACAAGGAGCGATTGttttggctactttttat gAGCATTTTGAAAAAGTGAAGAGACATTACTCCTATCGATTGCCTGAAGAAGCCAA ATATAAGAGTAGTATACTTCATTTTAAACGGAATTTAATGTACATCAAAGAGTCGAAGGACGCTGCTGGGAATCAACAACTGGCCGAAACTGATGTCATGATTGATATAGCTGGAAGTTATATAATGCGAAAC AGAGCAGATTCATCATTAACCGACGAAGCAGATGCCATCTGCCTGCGACCTACGTTCCCCTGCATCTTGCAACCTAACTCCTCACTGCAAGTTGTCTGGAACACCTTTGTCTCCTGCCTCATCATCACTGTTTGCATA ACGCATCCTTACTTTATGGTGTACAAAAGAAATGTTTCACTGGGATTCAGATTTTACGATTACATCGTGACTGTCATTTATATTGTTGATCTGTTTGTGTATCTGTCCACTGGAGCTAATGTTGAAGATG GTGTGCCCATAACGCTGGCGCAGACGTCGTCCCAGCAGGTGCGCAGCAAGTGGTTCGTGCTCGATGTGTTGGGCACGTTGCCTATCTTTGAGTTCGTCGGCGATCGACACTTCGCTGGCATCAATAAACTTTTAAGATTACCAAAG GTATTTCGAGTGCTCAAGGTAGTTGAAGATGAGTGCGTCTACTACAGTAATATTTTGCGATTCTTCTCATATTCTCTGCTCCTGTTGATGTCTTGTTATCTGTTGGCTGCTTTGCAACAAGGCTTTATGTGCTTTAA GTTTGGTCACTGTCTTGTAACGAATTTCACTCACCCGCCGTACTGGACTAATCAAAGCTTGGATGACGAGACAGTGGATATGAGACTGGCGTTTGGACTGTATTGGGCTATTTCTATAATCTCTTTTACGT CTCACATAGAGACGTGGGGTTCCCTGAACTTGAACCATGTGGTGTACACGATTTTTGTTCTGGAGATATGTACAGTATTATACATATTCATAGAGGCCGTGTACTCTGCCACTATCATGGTGACCACTGCTCTGAG AGAGGATTACGACTCATGTATCGAGAACGTATCAAAGTTTCTGGTCACCCACGACGTGGATCCGATATTGAGAGAGCGTTTTTTGGGATATCTGCAACTGTGCTGGTTTACTGACAAG GGATATTCAATGACTAACAAACGGCGGTCGATATTCTACGATCTTCCACCACACGTGTACCAGGACATCGTAGCGAGGGAGAGAAGCAAGTTCATTCTTGGCGTGGCTTTTATGAAG TTACTTCACAAGGAGGACTTGAAGAATATATCATCAAAGGCGATACTTTTCTGCACGTCACCCAACGAGATTCTGCTGAACACGGGGGACATGTGTAACGAGATCTACATTATCAAAAAAGGAATATGTGAG aTATTAAGCCCTGACACTAAAGGTGTGGTCGCAGTGCTAAATGCAAGAAGCAATTTTGGAGTTCTCGAATGTCTATTGC GTATTCCAACGTTCTACACGGTGCGCGCGGTCACGCATGTAGAGATATTCACTATATCCAGGAAACATTTAGTGAACGCCATCGATATCCCGCAAATCAAAGAGGCCATTGACTTCTGTAAAGAGCAACCG CAATACTCTCGTCTCCAAAAACGTCGGGAGCCGTTCACCTCGTACCAGCCGCCGGAGCCGACACCCAACATGGCAAAGTTCCGCTACCCGAGGAAGTATGAGCAAGACAACGCCTTCTTGCAGCCCTTCCATAGACTTGGCATATTCTCTGTACTGAG ATACATCTTCCCCCGGTTCACCATTCGTCCGGACGGCCGCTACCTGGTCCGCATGGAGTGGCTTCGGGCAAGCTGCGCCTTTCTGTCCGCTATGCTGTACCCCGGCTACAGTCATTTGGTGCTGCAGTGGCCTGCTCTGCAGCTCTTGGCATGGCTCCTTGACCTCACTGCCTACTGCGATAT ATTACAGAGGATGCTAGTAGGCTACTACAACGAGCGCAGGATCCTGGTGTACCACCCCGCCAGCACGGCGGCGCACTACATCAGGGGCGCTTTCTTGGCGGACCTGTTCGGCTGTCTGCCGTTGGAGAGACTGGAATCTTCTTGGAAGGAGACTTTTC AAAGCAGATACAGAGAAGCTCCGATGAAGCAGTTTCTGATGCTCAACCGCCTCACACAGCTGTACCGGGTGCCGAGCGCTCTCCTCGGCCTGGACGGACTCGTTCGACGGGACCTGTTGCTGGT tATACGCGCATTTCCGTTATTCCTGGCCGTGTTGAACGTTCTCACATGTTTCGTGGTGCACGCCTCCGTCGATATATTCTTTACGGTTGATGGCGGGAGTAACTCGTGGTACATCGTGCCTAAAGACGACAAAGGTGGTTCTTGGATCACGCTTTTCCACGAAGCTT ATCGTTTCAATATGACGGAATCGCCGTGGAACCTGCACTTGGGCTCGCTGTTCTGGGTGGTGTATGAGACCACCACCACCGGCTACAATACTTTCAAGCCCACCAACATCAATATAATGCGTGTGCTCATCACTGGAATGATTATTG GTATATTAATCACTACATATTTTTCCGTAAGGATCATTAGTGTCCGATCCAACGTCAACAAAGCGCTCGCCTCGTACCAAGATCACATGAAAGATATATCCGTGTTcatgaagaaagaaaaacttaatcCACAATTACAAAA gcAAGTCAATGCGTACTACGAATATAACTGGGACAAAACGGGTGGCATAGACTACAGGAATATTCTAAAACTATGCTCCCAGATCACGTTGCGAACTGATGCTATTCTACACATCTATGGATCTACTTTTACTAAG TGTCCAATCTTGGAGCAGTGCGACACTTCGCTCTTACGTATAATCGGGCGAGCGGTCCGCAGTTTCTATTTCCTAAAGGACACGACGATCATAGAAGAGGACGACGTTATATCTGACATATATTTCGTTGATCGCGGTCGTGTTGAAGTTAAAGAGAGTGATGATGAAAGCGTTACACTTATGACGGGGAG tATGTTTGGAAATTTGGACGAAGCTTCGACCATCCGATACCCCAAGTCGATCAGGAGCACCAGCCAAGTGCATTTGCTGCAAATAAACTCGCGGGTGTTTCTCAGTATCATTAGCGAGTTTCCTGCTGTTATGAAACTCTTGAAGTCTTATCGGCCATTTAATGAG GTGACCGTGTACAAAATCCTGCAACTACGCCAGAAGAATATCTCCATCAACTTGACCACAAGCATCGTGGGCGCCGTGCTCATCTGGTTCCCACTCTTCGTCCAAGTGTGCACCTGTCTTTGGTATTTCATCGCCTATTGTGAGGAGGCTAGCGAGCCGAAGTCTTCTTGGATTTATAACA ATGCGGGTGAAGCCTGGTGCGACTCCTGCTACATTAGTTCAACGTACTTCATACTGACGACATTCACTCAAAATGGAGTTGGGGATATAATGCCTAAAAAGCAAGCAGAG GTAGCATTCGTGGCAATATTGCAAGTAGTCTCCGTGCTGATGTACATGATCTACGTGGGAGAGCTCTCCAACATTATACAGTACAAGTCGTTTCGTTCCTTCAAATTCCACTCGAAACATCTCGAGTTACAG gaatttttgaaaaacaacCGCGTGTCCAGGAACTTGGTAGCAGCGGTGAACAGGTACTCTCTGCATCTTTGGCGCAGTTCTCGGGGACTCCAGCTCCCGTTCTTCCTCACCACGGCACCCAACTGCCTCAAGCTGAAGATAATGTCTGCTGCTTACTTGCATCACCTTACTAAT aaTTTCCTATTCAAAGACTGCGAGCCCGCCTTCCTTCGCCAGCTTGTAGGGTTTATGAAGCTATACACTTACATTGAAG ATATGTATGTCGTCAAGGAAGGTGAAATAACCGACTCTATGTACATCATACACTCGGGACGAGTGACTGAGACATGCGAAAATGACACCAAAACTAAATTATATGCCGCTGGAGAACATTTTGggcag ATGCAGGGTCTTCTTTACGATGTGCCATATGCGAAATCATACATAACCGCCACAAAATCGCAAGTACTTACTTTGTATTTGAACGATTGGGAAGATCTATTGCAACATTTTCCAAAAAGCAAGCAagctatttacaaaaatattatcactGGTACAGATGATGATCACTATGGAGATGATAAGAATAATTCAGGTAGCTCTACGCCGAAGGATGCTGTACCGCCTAAAAGTCCTAAAACTGGACCATCGTCATCTGAATATAGTCCTCCCAATGAGATGAGTTTACGAAGAGAGAGATCAGTATTAAACCTACTGCCACGAGAGGTAAGTACAAGAGACATAAGATTAGAATCTGTTGATAAACCATACATGTGGCCAGCTCGTACCAACACCTCTTCTCTAGATTTGTGTAGTAAAAATGCCGACCAACCACCAAAATCACGAGCTTTAAAGTCAGCATCAGAAGAATCTCAATTAAATATGGCTCCTACTACATCAAAAAGAGCAATGCtaaatgataatataatttccAATGAGCCGGTAACTTTAGATAAACAAGATAATATAAATGAAGAAAAAGAATCGactttttctatacaaaaacaATCAAGTCAATTAATGGAAAGTGTTGAAGAATACatacaacaacaaataaatagagATAGACCAAGTTGGcttccaaacaaatttttttccaaacaaaTAACCTCTACAGGAAAACTCAAAGAGTCGGCGATAAGCAGAGGTCTGAAGTCTCGCGTCCGAATTGAAGATAATCCAGACTCTCGTCCTACAGAAAGCTATGAATTGCAACCAGTAAGGGATTTGTCTACTGATGAGAGAGACTTGGAATCACTTGATTGTGTAACACAAAGACCTCAAATTGATAAGGTTTCAAAATCGCCTTCAGAATCATCGAGTGAACAAAATTTATCTAATAAAGCCGATAAAATACCTAATCCTGAGTCCAAAAAatag